A part of Thermococcus sp. SY098 genomic DNA contains:
- the hxlAB gene encoding bifunctional 3-hexulose-6-phosphate synthase/6-phospho-3-hexuloisomerase produces MILQVALDLTDIEQAISIAEKAARGGAHWLEVGTPLIKKEGMRAVELMKRRFPDRKIVADLKTMDTGALEVEMAARHGADVVSILGVADNKTIKDALMVARKYGIKVMVDLIGVKDKVKRAKELEKMGVHYILVHTGIDEQAQGKSPLEDLEKVVKAVKIPVAVAGGLNLETIPKVIELGATIIIVGGAITKSENPEEVTRRIIDLFWGEYMQTIRKAMHDITEHIDHVADALRLEEVRGMVDAMIGANKIFIYGAGRSGLVGKAFAMRLMHLDFNVYVVGETITPAFEEGDLLIAISGSGETRTIVDAAEIAKKQGGKVVAITSYKNSTLGKLADVVVEIPGRAKTDVPTDYIARQMLTQYKWIAPMGTLFEDSTMVFLDGIIALLMATFQKTEKDMKKKHATLE; encoded by the coding sequence ATGATTCTCCAGGTTGCTTTAGACTTAACTGATATTGAGCAGGCCATTTCTATAGCAGAGAAAGCTGCTCGCGGCGGTGCTCATTGGCTCGAGGTTGGAACACCTCTTATTAAAAAAGAAGGAATGAGAGCAGTTGAGCTGATGAAAAGACGTTTTCCTGATAGAAAAATAGTTGCTGACCTAAAAACTATGGACACTGGAGCATTAGAAGTTGAAATGGCAGCGAGGCATGGAGCAGATGTAGTTTCTATTTTGGGAGTTGCTGACAATAAAACAATAAAAGATGCTCTTATGGTAGCAAGAAAATATGGAATAAAGGTCATGGTTGATCTAATTGGAGTTAAAGATAAGGTCAAAAGGGCCAAAGAACTTGAAAAGATGGGAGTTCATTATATTCTTGTTCATACAGGGATAGACGAGCAAGCACAAGGAAAGAGCCCGCTTGAAGATTTGGAAAAAGTTGTTAAAGCCGTCAAGATCCCAGTTGCTGTTGCAGGAGGATTGAACTTAGAGACTATTCCTAAAGTCATTGAACTTGGTGCCACCATAATTATCGTCGGTGGAGCAATAACCAAGTCGGAGAATCCAGAAGAAGTTACAAGGAGGATAATTGATCTCTTTTGGGGCGAGTACATGCAGACAATCAGAAAGGCAATGCATGATATAACTGAACATATTGATCATGTCGCTGATGCACTTAGATTGGAAGAGGTAAGGGGAATGGTAGATGCAATGATTGGGGCTAACAAAATTTTCATTTACGGGGCAGGAAGGAGTGGACTGGTTGGTAAAGCTTTTGCCATGAGGTTAATGCATCTTGATTTCAATGTTTATGTGGTTGGAGAAACAATAACCCCCGCATTTGAAGAAGGTGATTTGCTAATAGCCATCAGTGGGAGTGGGGAAACGAGGACAATAGTTGACGCAGCTGAAATCGCAAAGAAGCAGGGAGGAAAAGTCGTTGCCATAACCTCATACAAGAACTCAACACTTGGGAAGTTGGCTGATGTCGTGGTTGAAATTCCAGGAAGAGCAAAAACTGATGTTCCGACTGATTACATAGCAAGACAGATGCTGACTCAGTACAAATGGATAGCTCCGATGGGAACGCTTTTTGAGGACTCTACAATGGTCTTTCTGGATGGGATAATTGCACTCTTAATGGCAACATTCCAGAAGACCGAAAAGGATATGAAGAAAAAGCATGCGACCTTAGAATAG
- a CDS encoding arginase family protein: protein MVTFIPFGEKPNREGVMYVLNFLQKNKLIEDYMVVESNTIELLSERLPVDEAYIIGDHLATYGILQKLKPKAVISIDAHTDLMHDYLDHGSWLAYALSERIIEKASIIGPVLMIPTTEGTELWTRRVKIFPALPRSRKTRGRWKAYKSLKNHPIDEIIKDTKKYLGEEIYLTIDLDVLLPEYKIARFQHGELTLEELLNILEEIKRNFNIMAFDIAEISDKIKRSRLGKKALADVFQLLSGE from the coding sequence ATGGTTACATTTATTCCGTTTGGAGAAAAACCAAACAGAGAGGGCGTCATGTATGTTCTCAATTTTCTTCAAAAAAACAAGCTTATTGAGGATTACATGGTTGTTGAATCGAATACCATTGAACTGCTTTCTGAGAGATTGCCCGTGGATGAGGCATACATAATCGGTGATCATCTTGCAACGTATGGAATACTTCAAAAGCTAAAGCCAAAGGCAGTTATAAGCATAGATGCTCACACTGACTTAATGCATGATTATCTGGATCATGGTTCTTGGCTCGCTTATGCTCTTTCCGAGAGAATAATTGAAAAGGCATCAATTATTGGCCCTGTTCTGATGATACCTACCACAGAAGGGACCGAACTGTGGACAAGACGGGTTAAGATATTCCCCGCCCTACCCAGAAGCAGAAAAACAAGAGGTAGATGGAAAGCTTACAAGAGCTTGAAGAATCATCCGATAGATGAGATAATAAAAGATACTAAAAAGTACCTCGGAGAAGAAATATATCTTACCATTGATTTGGATGTTCTCCTACCTGAGTACAAAATTGCCCGATTTCAGCATGGTGAACTTACGTTGGAGGAACTTCTCAACATCCTTGAAGAAATTAAGAGGAACTTTAACATCATGGCATTTGATATAGCGGAGATTTCAGATAAGATAAAACGTTCCCGTTTAGGAAAAAAGGCCTTAGCTGATGTATTTCAACTGTTAAGCGGTGAGTAA
- a CDS encoding Sjogren's syndrome/scleroderma autoantigen 1 family protein — protein MALSDEEIRKIITPLLLSGAKMLDKHCPKCGSPLFELNGRVFCPVCEHRKKQRKAELKGIEEILMEKLKVLANDLPDDIEKLEKHLRVMEKIIEILERYKKLEGEE, from the coding sequence ATGGCACTAAGCGATGAAGAGATAAGAAAAATAATAACCCCTCTCCTACTTTCAGGGGCAAAGATGCTCGACAAGCATTGCCCCAAGTGCGGCTCCCCCCTCTTTGAATTAAATGGAAGGGTCTTTTGTCCTGTGTGTGAGCATCGAAAAAAACAAAGAAAAGCAGAGCTGAAGGGTATTGAAGAGATACTAATGGAGAAGCTAAAGGTATTGGCAAACGATTTACCTGATGATATTGAGAAACTCGAAAAGCACCTAAGGGTCATGGAAAAGATAATTGAAATCTTGGAGAGATACAAAAAACTGGAGGGAGAAGAATGA
- a CDS encoding ArsR family transcriptional regulator, whose product MKHLKVLNILKGKELTAEEISREVRISHPEVRRILLRLAEQGKVESFQKEGKILWRLKQRTREEEEFKYV is encoded by the coding sequence ATGAAACATTTAAAGGTTTTAAACATTCTTAAAGGAAAAGAGCTAACAGCTGAAGAAATTTCAAGAGAAGTTAGGATTTCTCATCCTGAAGTCAGAAGGATATTGCTTAGATTGGCAGAACAGGGGAAAGTGGAAAGCTTTCAGAAAGAGGGCAAAATACTCTGGAGGCTCAAGCAAAGAACCCGCGAAGAAGAGGAATTCAAATATGTATAA
- the trmBL2 gene encoding HTH-type transcriptional regulator TrmBL2, translated as MAKDRMVELLQEHFELNLYEARAYVALVAFGVLTPAELASVSEVPAPRTYDVLRSLEKKGFAISQPGKVNKYRPVHPKNILEKFIEEWQERVKEELEAKRKAKEELLELMTPLIETEIPKYGVERVWVVRGIRNSTLKTKEMLEGVQKEILLADDGYVAINLEDDIIKAIEKGITVKIVVTKQILPRLQASKLMDYYKNGKFELKVIDTLELPMLICDEEVFFALEDMAARYFNYETQVWIKDFRVVSLFKGKFNEYWEKATKV; from the coding sequence ATGGCAAAAGACAGAATGGTAGAACTTTTACAAGAACATTTTGAATTGAACTTATACGAAGCAAGGGCATATGTTGCCTTGGTCGCATTTGGAGTTCTTACTCCAGCGGAGTTGGCCAGCGTTTCTGAAGTCCCAGCACCAAGAACTTACGATGTGTTGAGGAGCTTGGAGAAGAAGGGCTTTGCCATCAGCCAACCTGGCAAAGTCAACAAGTACAGACCGGTTCACCCGAAAAACATACTTGAGAAATTCATTGAGGAGTGGCAGGAGAGAGTTAAAGAAGAGCTTGAGGCAAAGAGGAAGGCCAAGGAGGAGCTACTTGAACTCATGACACCATTGATAGAGACAGAGATTCCAAAGTACGGTGTTGAAAGGGTTTGGGTTGTCAGGGGAATCAGAAACTCAACACTCAAGACAAAAGAAATGCTTGAGGGCGTCCAGAAGGAGATACTTCTTGCAGACGATGGATACGTTGCAATAAACCTTGAAGACGACATCATTAAAGCTATCGAAAAAGGTATTACCGTTAAAATTGTTGTTACCAAGCAAATACTCCCAAGACTGCAGGCATCAAAGCTCATGGACTACTACAAAAATGGAAAGTTCGAACTTAAGGTTATTGACACTCTTGAACTGCCAATGCTGATCTGTGATGAGGAAGTGTTCTTTGCACTTGAAGACATGGCTGCCAGGTACTTCAACTATGAGACCCAAGTCTGGATTAAGGACTTTAGAGTTGTTAGCCTCTTTAAAGGAAAGTTCAATGAATACTGGGAGAAGGCAACAAAAGTTTAA
- the rgy gene encoding reverse gyrase, producing MKAIYREMCPNCEDRISDERLYKKHPCDVCLDKEIQAEIYFDLITGIREALKLRGTLKHWENIYKLEKRLREIEELFEKATGFNFWSAQKTWVKRLIKNKSFSIIAPTGMGKSVFGSFMALYYAKKKKKSYIVLPTTPLVVQTIKRVKTFAERAGIEINLAYYHGGMKKKEKEEMTEKIMNGDFDILITSAQWLARNFDEMLKDKRFDFIFVDDVDAFLKASKNIDRSLILLGFTEEIIQKAWEIIRLKKQMAKFLNGNSPDKQEQLKELNKQINKLEREIRKFKRENKIGVLIVASATGSARGDRIKLYRELLDFEVGSGRSALRNVVDSYLFPEKSIEEHVEELLTKLGKGGLIFVPIDQGIGYAEKLTQYLQERGFKVELVSARNKKGLEKFENEEIDYLVGVATYYGTIVRGLDLPYLIRYAIFTGVPKFRFSLDLEQPTIYRVLGLMSEVMEFLDEEDRREGERLYARLRRLIRNIPQFELMKIEEALAEGLPLEGFHSHVLEVFRQAVEFLRRVLKKKEVLKRIEEDPFVSLKEEEGKWYIEIPDVRTYIQASGRTSRLFAGGITKGLSVIIVDNEKVFNGLKRQMRWRFAEFEMKSFEELNLEELLREIDADREKVRLILAGKISEKTKDLVKSALMIVESPNKARTIANFFGQPSKRRIGDLVAYEVSIGDRMLTILASGGHMFDLVTTEGYHGVIIEERNGKLYFIPVYDTIKRCRDCGHQFVDWEERGVCPRCGSRNVRDALENVIAMREIAQEVDEILIGTDPDVEGEKIAWDIRNVLSPYTPNIKRIEFHEVTRPAILKALNEARDVNEFRVNAQLVRRIEDRWIGFELSQKLWEVFESRNLSAGRVQTPVLGWVIQRYKEFVESETDFMALTLENGLSVTLEGVKEEVNEIIVEDVKIEEKEINPFPPYTTDTMLQDASRFLGFSAPHTMQLAQDLFELGLITYHRTDSTHVSNTGIEVAKEYISEEIGEEYFAPRKWGEEGAHECIRPTRPIDTGRLMQLLRDGVITLARGLTRDHFRLYDMIFKRFMASQMKPAKVLYEKAVIDARVAKTEIEGYIEVIFDGWTKLRAPPLRQLPKLEKGQKLKVIEVKKWRAPKVSLYTQGDLIALMKERKIGRPSTYAKIVKTLLDRHYVIETKGRKKLVPTELGTKVYHYLISKYKELVSEERTRQLEELMDLVEENKADYQEVLNNMYEEIKQYILK from the coding sequence ATGAAAGCGATTTATAGGGAAATGTGCCCAAATTGTGAAGATAGGATTAGTGATGAACGCTTGTACAAGAAGCATCCATGTGATGTTTGTCTCGATAAGGAAATTCAGGCCGAAATTTACTTTGATTTGATAACGGGCATTAGAGAAGCTCTCAAGCTGCGTGGAACACTGAAGCACTGGGAGAATATCTACAAGCTTGAGAAAAGGTTGAGAGAGATTGAAGAGCTCTTTGAGAAAGCCACGGGTTTTAACTTCTGGAGTGCTCAAAAAACCTGGGTGAAGAGACTAATTAAAAATAAGAGCTTTTCCATCATAGCTCCAACAGGCATGGGCAAAAGTGTTTTTGGATCATTCATGGCATTGTATTATGCCAAAAAGAAAAAGAAGAGCTACATAGTCTTACCAACAACACCGCTTGTGGTGCAGACAATTAAGAGAGTGAAAACATTTGCAGAGAGGGCTGGAATTGAGATTAACCTTGCCTATTACCACGGTGGCATGAAGAAGAAGGAAAAAGAGGAGATGACTGAAAAAATCATGAACGGAGATTTTGATATTCTCATAACTTCAGCCCAATGGCTTGCGAGAAACTTCGACGAGATGCTCAAGGATAAGAGATTTGACTTCATTTTTGTTGATGATGTTGACGCATTTTTGAAAGCCTCAAAGAACATTGACCGCTCCCTTATTCTGCTCGGCTTTACAGAAGAGATAATCCAGAAGGCATGGGAAATTATAAGGCTGAAGAAGCAGATGGCAAAATTCCTTAATGGCAACAGCCCAGACAAGCAAGAACAGTTGAAGGAACTCAACAAGCAGATTAACAAGCTTGAGAGGGAAATAAGAAAATTCAAGCGTGAGAATAAAATTGGAGTATTAATTGTAGCTTCAGCAACTGGAAGCGCAAGGGGAGATAGGATAAAGCTCTACCGTGAGCTTTTGGACTTCGAAGTGGGAAGCGGAAGGTCAGCGTTGAGAAATGTTGTTGACAGCTATCTCTTCCCAGAGAAGTCAATTGAGGAACATGTTGAAGAACTTTTGACAAAACTCGGTAAGGGAGGACTAATATTTGTCCCAATTGATCAAGGAATTGGTTACGCTGAGAAGCTTACACAATATCTCCAAGAGAGAGGTTTCAAGGTTGAGCTTGTCTCCGCAAGAAACAAGAAAGGCTTGGAGAAGTTTGAAAACGAAGAGATTGACTATTTAGTTGGTGTTGCAACCTATTACGGAACAATAGTTAGGGGATTAGATCTGCCATACTTGATCAGATATGCAATCTTTACAGGTGTGCCGAAATTCAGGTTCAGCCTTGACTTAGAGCAGCCCACAATTTACAGGGTTTTAGGACTGATGAGTGAAGTCATGGAATTCCTTGATGAAGAAGATAGAAGAGAAGGCGAAAGGCTTTATGCTCGCTTGAGGCGTTTGATTAGAAACATTCCACAGTTTGAATTGATGAAAATTGAAGAGGCATTGGCTGAAGGTCTACCGTTGGAAGGATTCCATAGCCATGTCCTTGAAGTATTCAGACAGGCAGTTGAGTTCCTGAGGAGAGTTCTGAAGAAGAAGGAAGTGCTCAAGCGCATAGAAGAAGATCCATTCGTCAGTCTCAAAGAAGAGGAGGGAAAATGGTACATTGAGATTCCCGATGTTAGGACTTATATCCAAGCAAGCGGAAGGACTTCACGTCTCTTTGCTGGTGGAATTACAAAGGGCCTGAGCGTAATAATAGTGGACAACGAAAAGGTCTTCAACGGCTTGAAGAGGCAGATGAGATGGCGCTTTGCTGAGTTTGAGATGAAGTCGTTTGAAGAGCTCAATCTTGAGGAGCTTTTGAGAGAGATCGATGCCGATAGGGAGAAAGTTAGGCTAATTCTTGCTGGAAAGATAAGTGAGAAGACCAAGGATTTAGTTAAGTCTGCTCTAATGATCGTTGAATCACCCAATAAAGCCAGGACAATTGCTAATTTCTTTGGACAGCCAAGCAAGAGAAGAATTGGCGACTTGGTTGCATATGAGGTAAGCATAGGAGACAGGATGCTGACGATTCTGGCAAGCGGCGGACATATGTTTGACCTCGTTACAACGGAAGGTTACCATGGTGTCATCATAGAGGAGAGGAACGGAAAGCTCTACTTCATACCAGTCTATGACACAATAAAACGCTGTAGGGACTGCGGTCATCAGTTCGTTGACTGGGAGGAGAGAGGAGTCTGTCCAAGATGTGGCTCAAGGAATGTTAGGGATGCTCTGGAAAATGTAATTGCAATGCGTGAGATAGCTCAGGAAGTTGATGAAATTCTCATAGGGACTGACCCAGATGTCGAGGGAGAAAAGATTGCATGGGATATCAGGAATGTCTTAAGTCCTTACACCCCAAACATCAAGCGTATTGAGTTCCACGAAGTTACAAGACCGGCCATATTGAAAGCATTGAATGAAGCGAGAGACGTTAATGAGTTTAGGGTCAATGCCCAATTAGTGAGGAGAATAGAGGACAGATGGATTGGATTCGAGCTCAGCCAAAAGCTCTGGGAGGTCTTTGAGAGCAGAAACTTATCGGCTGGTAGGGTTCAGACGCCAGTTCTTGGATGGGTGATACAGAGATACAAGGAATTTGTAGAGAGCGAGACAGATTTCATGGCGCTGACTTTGGAGAACGGCTTAAGCGTAACCCTTGAAGGCGTTAAAGAGGAAGTCAACGAAATAATCGTTGAGGATGTCAAAATTGAAGAGAAGGAGATCAACCCATTCCCACCGTATACCACAGATACAATGCTTCAAGATGCTTCAAGATTTTTAGGATTTTCTGCTCCTCATACAATGCAATTGGCTCAGGATCTTTTCGAGCTTGGTCTTATTACTTATCACAGAACTGATTCAACTCACGTTAGCAATACGGGTATTGAAGTTGCAAAGGAATACATTAGCGAAGAAATTGGGGAAGAATACTTCGCTCCAAGAAAGTGGGGTGAAGAGGGAGCACACGAGTGTATAAGACCCACAAGACCAATTGACACCGGAAGACTGATGCAACTGCTGAGAGATGGTGTCATTACCCTTGCAAGGGGACTTACAAGAGATCACTTCAGGCTTTATGACATGATATTTAAGCGGTTCATGGCATCGCAGATGAAACCTGCGAAAGTTCTCTATGAGAAAGCTGTGATCGATGCAAGAGTTGCCAAGACTGAGATTGAGGGATATATTGAAGTGATCTTTGATGGCTGGACTAAATTAAGGGCACCCCCATTAAGACAGCTGCCAAAGCTTGAAAAAGGACAGAAACTCAAAGTCATTGAAGTTAAGAAATGGAGAGCACCAAAAGTTTCCCTTTACACTCAGGGCGATTTGATTGCCCTTATGAAAGAGCGTAAGATTGGAAGGCCATCTACCTATGCAAAGATCGTTAAGACACTCTTGGACAGACACTATGTCATTGAGACAAAAGGAAGGAAGAAGTTAGTCCCAACAGAACTTGGAACTAAAGTCTATCACTATCTCATAAGTAAATACAAAGAGCTTGTAAGTGAAGAAAGGACGAGACAGCTTGAAGAGCTTATGGACTTGGTAGAGGAAAACAAAGCAGATTATCAGGAAGTTCTCAACAATATGTATGAGGAAATTAAACAGTACATCTTAAAGTGA
- a CDS encoding ATP-binding protein: MKPEIAKVLVEWQESWTPPLIEREFDMSLIPQNINKVITFAGCRRVGKTYLMFQLINELSKKIPKEKIFYINFEDERLEKRIDTLTEIIPTIEELFGRKDPLYLFLDEIQNIEGWDTWVRRINDSRRDIRLFLSGSSSKLSSREIPTSLRGRALTFEVFPLNFREFLKFRGFKLPKNLEFSDKKFELLNLLREYLLYGGFPEIVLVNDVRIKRMLVREYFNTIVSLDIVERYNVRDPEELRTFIRLLLNSEYFSLSKLEKTMKSMGYSISKATLSNYLRYLAECYFAFPIEIYASKVKLRIQHPKKIYFVDTSFLTFLSVKFSDNIGKLMENTVFVELMRRGYYPNYAKGNNWEVDFVIPEEELLIQVSYDVTNPETMKREVRGITSASKVFGWSNLLVITWDYESYLSFNGREIKFVPLWKWLLGVQFYPTSK, encoded by the coding sequence ATGAAGCCCGAAATAGCCAAGGTGTTGGTGGAATGGCAGGAAAGCTGGACGCCTCCTCTGATAGAGAGGGAGTTTGATATGTCCCTTATTCCCCAGAATATTAACAAAGTGATAACATTTGCAGGATGCCGAAGAGTGGGAAAAACATATCTAATGTTTCAGCTGATAAACGAGCTTTCAAAAAAGATTCCAAAGGAGAAAATATTCTACATTAACTTTGAAGATGAAAGACTTGAAAAGAGAATTGATACATTAACAGAGATAATACCAACTATTGAGGAACTCTTTGGCAGGAAAGATCCCCTTTATTTGTTCCTTGATGAGATTCAAAACATAGAAGGATGGGACACGTGGGTTAGACGGATCAACGATTCACGGAGGGATATTAGGCTTTTCTTGAGTGGCTCCTCTTCAAAGCTTTCAAGCAGGGAAATTCCAACAAGCTTGAGGGGAAGGGCCTTAACATTCGAAGTTTTCCCACTGAACTTTAGAGAATTTTTAAAGTTCAGAGGATTTAAACTGCCAAAGAATCTCGAATTCAGTGATAAAAAATTTGAGCTTTTAAACCTTTTGAGAGAATATTTACTCTACGGTGGGTTTCCAGAAATTGTTCTTGTGAATGACGTGAGAATAAAGCGCATGCTTGTGAGAGAGTATTTTAACACGATAGTATCTCTTGATATCGTTGAACGGTACAATGTCAGAGACCCAGAGGAACTTAGAACATTTATACGTTTGCTCCTCAACTCAGAGTACTTCAGCCTCAGCAAACTTGAAAAGACTATGAAGAGTATGGGTTATTCAATAAGCAAGGCTACTCTCTCAAATTATCTCCGTTACCTTGCTGAATGCTACTTTGCTTTCCCAATTGAAATTTATGCTTCAAAGGTGAAACTCAGGATTCAGCATCCCAAGAAAATATATTTTGTTGACACGTCTTTTTTGACATTCTTAAGCGTCAAATTCAGTGATAATATCGGGAAGCTTATGGAAAATACGGTTTTTGTGGAGCTAATGAGGAGAGGCTACTATCCAAATTATGCAAAGGGAAATAACTGGGAGGTTGACTTCGTAATACCTGAGGAAGAGTTATTAATCCAAGTGAGCTATGATGTTACCAATCCGGAAACTATGAAAAGAGAGGTTAGAGGCATCACTTCAGCCTCCAAAGTATTTGGCTGGAGCAATTTACTTGTTATAACCTGGGATTACGAGTCCTATCTTAGCTTCAATGGGAGAGAGATTAAGTTTGTCCCTCTCTGGAAGTGGTTGCTTGGAGTACAGTTTTATCCCACGTCCAAATAA
- a CDS encoding SWIM zinc finger family protein, whose product MNNAKKKGEQYFKKGKVLWVLRYGDRLYGKVLGTYPYYVEVGIKSGKSRCTCPIGKDCKHVFAVLEAFENGRYFETSSHLVELSPQAVADEIIFENPGIGRSIILKELVYYMNHDESGSEAARLFRKALALLKMEFSEEFYESLLIQFGEFKKVFYDYELTEELERELMEFKRFSKCSI is encoded by the coding sequence ATGAACAATGCAAAAAAGAAGGGAGAGCAGTATTTCAAAAAGGGCAAGGTTCTGTGGGTGCTGAGGTATGGGGATAGGCTTTATGGAAAGGTTCTTGGGACTTATCCGTACTACGTTGAGGTCGGCATAAAAAGTGGAAAGAGCAGATGTACATGTCCTATTGGGAAAGACTGCAAGCATGTATTTGCTGTCCTGGAAGCTTTTGAAAATGGGAGATATTTTGAGACTTCAAGCCATTTAGTGGAGCTCTCGCCACAGGCTGTTGCAGATGAGATCATTTTTGAAAATCCTGGTATTGGAAGGTCCATTATCTTAAAGGAGCTGGTGTATTATATGAATCACGATGAAAGCGGAAGCGAAGCAGCGAGGCTATTCAGGAAAGCTCTTGCTCTGCTAAAGATGGAGTTTTCAGAGGAATTTTATGAGTCCTTGCTCATACAGTTTGGGGAATTTAAGAAAGTCTTTTATGATTATGAGCTCACCGAGGAGCTTGAGAGAGAGTTGATGGAATTTAAACGTTTCTCTAAATGCTCCATTTGA
- a CDS encoding DUF4139 domain-containing protein produces the protein MKKKILSGIFVAFLLLAMIVLHQTRAADESGTLVLYDSARIGVVEKTVALDLKKGFNEVPLEEIEGLNIEEVTLKPLSDKVMVLGIISQAYPGKGVLEANIGKTVTIKLKSGETITGKFLGYKEGKIAVQGESYYLIEPEEVAYTKLAELGSKAKAQTYAIIQAEEDGKYKFKLIYRVQSIGWSSRYKLYLTNNALLFGYIVIDNPTNKTFEDFKVMLVSGEVNFYAPPQVVMERVYAMAEKAATGIPEQPQKIEAFYLYNLGMLSVNPFEKKMIPYITQETSFEREYLYESYPYGGSNEIYEIISFKAEKVLPAGIVEIYKEMNDTTVLIGEQKIDHTAKGDTLRLKLGRDVDLKGKTEILEQRRESDSTYYKVRITIENFGNRTKEVVVRHYKWSGKILSSTVKPIDETAHYVEFKITVKPGEKKEIAFDYRV, from the coding sequence ATGAAAAAGAAAATTTTGAGTGGAATTTTTGTGGCTTTTTTGCTCTTGGCAATGATAGTACTTCATCAAACAAGGGCCGCAGATGAAAGTGGGACTCTGGTTCTCTACGACTCTGCGCGCATTGGAGTTGTCGAGAAAACAGTTGCCTTAGACCTTAAAAAGGGATTCAACGAAGTTCCCCTTGAGGAGATTGAAGGTTTGAATATTGAGGAAGTTACACTAAAGCCTTTAAGCGATAAAGTTATGGTCTTAGGAATTATTTCGCAGGCATACCCAGGCAAAGGAGTGCTTGAGGCAAACATTGGAAAAACTGTCACAATAAAGCTGAAGAGCGGTGAAACGATAACCGGAAAGTTTTTAGGTTACAAAGAAGGCAAGATAGCGGTTCAGGGAGAATCTTACTATCTAATTGAACCTGAGGAAGTTGCATATACGAAGCTTGCTGAACTGGGAAGCAAAGCCAAGGCCCAAACTTATGCCATTATACAAGCTGAGGAAGATGGAAAGTATAAGTTCAAGCTGATTTACAGAGTTCAGTCGATCGGCTGGAGCTCAAGGTATAAGCTTTACCTAACCAACAATGCCCTGCTGTTTGGATACATAGTGATTGACAATCCTACAAACAAGACATTTGAAGACTTTAAAGTCATGCTCGTTTCGGGAGAAGTAAACTTCTATGCTCCTCCACAAGTCGTTATGGAGAGGGTTTATGCGATGGCAGAAAAAGCAGCTACTGGAATTCCAGAACAACCTCAAAAAATTGAAGCATTTTACCTTTACAACCTTGGAATGCTCAGTGTAAACCCATTTGAAAAGAAGATGATACCCTACATTACCCAAGAGACATCTTTTGAAAGGGAGTATCTATACGAGAGCTATCCCTACGGTGGAAGTAATGAAATTTACGAGATTATATCATTTAAAGCTGAGAAAGTGCTTCCAGCTGGCATTGTAGAGATTTACAAAGAAATGAACGATACAACAGTTTTAATTGGCGAGCAGAAAATTGATCACACCGCTAAAGGCGATACATTGAGGCTCAAGCTTGGAAGGGATGTTGATCTGAAAGGCAAAACAGAAATCCTTGAGCAGAGAAGAGAAAGCGATTCAACGTACTACAAAGTGAGGATTACAATTGAGAATTTTGGAAACAGGACGAAAGAAGTTGTTGTCAGGCATTACAAGTGGAGCGGCAAAATATTGAGCTCTACAGTAAAGCCAATAGATGAAACAGCACACTATGTGGAGTTTAAGATAACCGTAAAGCCAGGAGAAAAGAAGGAAATAGCGTTTGACTACAGAGTTTAA